DNA sequence from the Maridesulfovibrio frigidus DSM 17176 genome:
TAGACCTTTTCAGGAGGCTGATAAACAACCCCTTTGAGAACATGACCAGCCAGTTTGTCTTTCAGATAAGTTGACTTACAGGTATCCATTAAACCTCTCCTTAAAAGTAATTTCCACTGCGCATCTCAAGCTTTTTATTGGTTCCGCCACGCATTTCTTTGACTCTAATCTCAGCCATAGCTCCATCGAACTTGCGCTGTTCAACCTGCGATCTGGCCGGATCTGACCACCCTTTATCGGGAACAAGCATGAGTTCGGCTTTGGCTCCCGCAGCAATGGCCAGTCCGTGAGTCTCTAAAAGAAACTTCGGACAGGTTGCGGCCGTAACAGACGGAGCAAGAGCATTCACAGTTTGGAGCATGGCGGTTGCATCTTCACGCGGACATGGAATCAGACGGACAAAACCCGGTTCTTCAATTTGATAGTAGCCGGGTACACCGGGTTCATCGCGTACAATTCTGTCATCCATTTCAAGCAGTGAATAATCGTTGAAACGGACTTCTAAAGTATCAGCTACAGTTGCATCAGGAGGAGTCACAAACACATAGCGGCACTCACCGTTGTAGACATCCATCAGGTCTGAAACATGTCTCCAGACTCGCGTTTGCTTGCAGTATTTGATTGCTGAATTCCTGAGCTCTGAAATGATTTGAGGAACTGGACAGCGAGACAGGGCAGGTTGAGCCAGTGGCAAAAATTCACGCCAGCCGACAGTAAGCAATTTAACCATTGCCGCCACCCTGCTTGCTTGCGTTTGGACTCATGAGTAGACGCGCCTTGGCTTCTTCACCAAGAGAAACGTACATCTGACGTAGATTATCCATGCCCTTCTGCCAGTTAGTTGGTGAAGTGCTGTTAACAGCCAAACACAGATAGAGAACGTAATTTACGATGGGCCCAAGGAAGATATCCGACAACTCCATGTCCTGTTCACCGTGAGTAAGCGGACCGGGCCTGCGTGAATATTCGAGTTCAACCCGAACATTCTCAGCAGGTGGCGGCGTTACCCAGTAGACAGTCGGCACTTTCTCTTCAAAAGCGTAGTTGTCGATAATTTCGGAAGGTGGATCCATGTGCCAGAGCAGATTTGAATCATCCAGCGAAGAACGATCAACGGACGTAATTGCAGTTCCAGGAGAGCCATCCGCTTTTACGTTCCTGACCAGACCGATAAACCGGCCCTGGTCAGGAACTTCCTGTTTAGTTGAATTCGCTTCCAACTTCACACGCTCTACGCAAGAGTTTGAATCAGGCCGAATCATAACGACCTGACGCTGTGCGCGAGTGAGATGCAGTAGCAACACATCATCACTAAAGCGCACACAGTCAGGGTCGTGCAGAGCTATGCGAATATCTCTAACAGCTTCGCCGGCAATCATTATTCCACAACCTTTATATTGAAACGGGGAACTGGACGGGCAGTATATTCGATATCTTCTCCGTCACCGCTTTCTTCATAAACAGTTGAGGCAGAATCAGTCAGAACCTTGTAAACGGATTTGGGTACTTTCACCTCAACGCCACGCTTAATTTGATATGAAATACCCTGCACACCGACAAAGACATCATCCCGTCCTTCTGAGCCTTCACCTTCCGCAATGACGATCTTCACTTTTTCTTCCGCTTTCTGGCGTTCCATTTCGGAGCCTTCGAGCTTGGCAACGTGGTCATCAAGTTTGCGGTTTTCAGCTTCTGCGTCTTCACGCGCTTTCTTTTCCAGATCAAGATCGCCTTCGAGTTTTACCTTTTCTTCATCAGCAGTTTTCAATGCGGCTTTTGCTTCAGCAAGTTGCTTTTTCAGATCATCGGCTTCAGAATTAACGGGAGTCTCTTGCGCCTTCGCACTAGTAGCCTCTTTTGCCAAATTTTCACTTTCATTTTTACCAGCCATGATATTCATTCCTCTTAACTGTCAGACGGTGTTTCTGTTACTGCCACTTCAAGGCGAATCATCCAGGCGTCATTCAAAATTGCGCCGGTGTAATAGGTAATCCAACCTACGTGACCGCGCTGGCCCAGCTTATCGCTTTTACTTGGAGTCTTTGGATTAACGACTTTCGGAACAATGGAATCTTTGCCCTTTAGAGCAACATCACCGTAGGCATTGGTTCCAATGATATAGATGGGATATACGTCAGCGTTTGTACCGGATTCAGAAAGCATGTCACTGCCTGAAGCTCCTTTTAAGCCCCCGGCATCGACAATAGGTTCAATGGAAGTGGAAACCACATAGCGGGTATCTTCCACCTTGCCGATTTCGTTTTCATAAGGAGTGAGCTGGCCGTATTCTTCAACAGGAACAAATCCTGGCAAATC
Encoded proteins:
- a CDS encoding phage adaptor protein — protein: MIAGEAVRDIRIALHDPDCVRFSDDVLLLHLTRAQRQVVMIRPDSNSCVERVKLEANSTKQEVPDQGRFIGLVRNVKADGSPGTAITSVDRSSLDDSNLLWHMDPPSEIIDNYAFEEKVPTVYWVTPPPAENVRVELEYSRRPGPLTHGEQDMELSDIFLGPIVNYVLYLCLAVNSTSPTNWQKGMDNLRQMYVSLGEEAKARLLMSPNASKQGGGNG